In Sorghum bicolor cultivar BTx623 chromosome 8, Sorghum_bicolor_NCBIv3, whole genome shotgun sequence, one genomic interval encodes:
- the LOC8058186 gene encoding alanine--tRNA ligase → MLTVLTPSRASRLLRVFSHLEARVLPAAAIRLSSSASSSSSSSPAASAAPPPMDAPSEWTARRVREQYISFFVSKEHTRWPSSPVVPVDDPTLLFANAGMNQYKPVFLGTAAPDSPLGRLRRACNTQKCIRAGGKHNDLDDVGKDTYHHTFFEMLGNWSFGDYFKEEAIGWAWELLTQVYKLPTDRVYATYFGGDEKSGLAADVESKNIWLKYLPKEKVLPFGSKDNFWEMGDTGPCGPCTEIHFDRIGNRDAASLVNNDDPTCIEIWNLVFIQFNREADGSLRPLPAKHVDTGMGFERLTSILQNKMSNYDTDVFMPIFDAIHQLAGDGIQPYSGKVGSDDIGKVDMAYRVVADHIRTLSFAIADGSQPGNEGREYVLRRILRRAVHFGHQKLKAKQGFFSSLVNVFVQLMGDVFPELKDNEKKIKDIIRDEEESFENTLAKGYEKFKKAADAVKDNGGTVLSGQDAFVLWDTYGYPIDLTEVMAIDYGLTVDKEGFNASMEEARQKARNARNKSGGKSIALDANATAHLRKQGLASTDDNPKFLWPKEHESVVKAIYTGSEYITTATGDEDFGLVLESTSFYAEQGGQIFDTGSIEGSFGTFNVNNVQVFAGYVLHIGSFAKGSKVLSLGDSVICKVDYNRRTLIAPNHTCTHMLNFALREVLGDHVDQKGSIVLPEKLRFDFSHGKPVQPEDLRKIESIVNQQIKDELGVYALEIKLEDAKRINGLRAVFGEIYPDPVRVVSVGRKVEDLLADPDSKEWLSISTELCGGTHITNTRDAKAFALLSEEGIAKGVRRITAVTAGCATQAMELASSIDSDINEASQLEGALLEKKIASIKSGLDAAAIPAAKKADLRGKVSKLEDELRKAKKKMGEQNIQKAVKSAMDAAEAALSGNKLFCVTHVDVGLDTTAVREAVIKVMDKKGLPIMLFSTDEASNKAVIYAGVPPNAPNGFKVLDWLTPSIAPLKGRGGGGKNGIAQGQGSDASQLKEAMALANSIASMKLS, encoded by the exons ATGCTGACCGTGCTGACCCCGTCACGCGCGTCCCGCCTGCTCCGCGTCTTTTCTCATCTCGAAGCTAGGGTTTtgcccgccgccgccatccgactctcctcctcggcatcgtcctcatcctcatcttccccAGCCGCATCCGCCGCCCCGCCTCCGATGGATGCGCCGTCGGAGTGGACGGCCCGGCGGGTCCGGGAGCAGTACATCAGCTTCTTCGTGTCCAAGGAACACACGAGGTGGCCGTCGAGTCCCGTGGTCCCCGTCGACGACCCCACGCTGCTGTTCGCCAACGCCGGGATGAACCAGTACAAGCCGGTCTTCCTCGGCACGGCTGCGCCGGACTCGCCGCTCGGCCGCCTGCGCCGTGCCTGCAACACCCAGAAGTGCATCCGCGCCGGCGGGAAGCACAACGACCTCGACGACGTGGGCAAGGACACCTACCACCATACCTTCTTCGAGATGCTCGGGAACTGGTCCTTCGGGGACTACTTCAAGGAGGAGGCCATCGGATGGGCCTGGGAGCTTCTCACCCAG GTATATAAATTGCCCACTGATAGAGTTTACGCCACATACTTTGGTGGTGATGAGAAATCTGGTCTTGCTGCTGATGTTGAATCGAAGAACATTTGGTTGAAATATCTACCGAAAGAAAAGGTTCTGCCTTTCGGCTCCAAG GATAACTTTTGGGAGATGGGTGACACTGGTCCTTGTGGGCCATGTACTGAAATTCATTTTGATCGTATTGGCAACCGTGATGCTGCTTCCTTAGTTAACAATGATGATCCAACTTGTATCGAGATATGGAACCTCGTATTCATTCAG TTCAATAGGGAGGCAGATGGCTCATTGAGACCTTTGCCAGCAAAACATGTGGACACTGGGATGGGCTTTGAGCGTTTAACTTCTATCCTTCAGAATAAAATGAGCAACTATGATACAGATGTATTCATGCCAATATTTGATGCCATTCACCAA TTGGCTGGCGATGGAATTCAGCCATACTCTGGTAAAGTAGGTTCTGATGATATTGGCAAAGTTGACATGGCTTACAGAGTAGTTGCTGACCACATAAGAACCCTTTCTTTCGCTATCGCTGATGGTTCTCAACCTG GTAATGAGGGAAGAGAGTATGTTCTGAGGCGCATACTTAGGCGAGCTGTCCACTTTGGCCATCAGAAATTGAAGGCAAAGCAAGGATTTTTTAGCTC GCTTGTAAATGTTTTTGTCCAATTGATGGGTGATGTATTTCCTGAGTTAAAAGACAATgaaaagaagatcaaagatattattagagatgaagaagaaagcttTGAGAACACTCTAGCAAAG GGTTATGAAAAATTTAAGAAAGCTGCAGATGCTGTTAAGGATAATGGTGGAACTGTACTTAGTGGCCAG GATGCTTTTGTTCTTTGGGACACTTACGGTTATCCAATTGATTTGACTGAG GTCATGGCAATCGACTACGGGCTGACTGTTGATAAGGAGGGTTTTAATGCTTCTATGGAAGAAGCGAGGCAAAAAGCTAGAAATGCTCGTAACAAG TCTGGAGGAAAGTCTATTGCTTTGGATGCGAATGCTACAGCACATTTGCGCAAACAGGGGCTTGCCAGCACGGATGATAACCCAAAGTTTCTGTGGCCCAAG GAACATGAAAGTGTGGTGAAGGCTATCTATACTGGCTCAGAATACATTACTACAGCTACTGGTGATGAGGACTTTGGCCTTGTGCTGGAAAGTACAAGTTTCTATGCCGAACAGGGTGGCCAG ATATTTGACACTGGGAGCATTGAGGGGTCTTTTGGAACTTTTAATGTGAATAACGTCCAAGTGTTTGCTGGCTATGTTCTACATATTGGCTCATTTGCAAAAGGTTCCAAGGTTTTGTCTCTTGGTGATAGTGTGATATGCAAG GTTGATTACAACCGGCGCACACTGATTGCTCCAAACCATACGTGTACTCACATGTTGAACTTTGCTCTAAGG GAAGTACTTGGTGATCATGTTGACCAGAAGGGTTCAATTGTTCTACCGGAGAAGCTGAGATTTGATTTCTCTCATG GAAAACCTGTCCAGCCTGAAGATTTGAGAAAAATCGAGTCCATAGTGAACCAGCAAATAAAGGATGAGCTGGGTGTATATGCACTTGAAATAAAACTAGAGGATGCGAAGCGCATAAATGGTCTTCGTGCTGTGTTTGGTGAA ATCTACCCTGATCCAGTAAGAGTTGTATCAGTTGGTCGCAAAGTGGAAGATCTGCTTGCAGATCCTGATAGCAAAGAGTGGTTATCCATATCGACTGAACTATGTGGAG GTACACATATCAcaaacacaagagatgctaaAGCATTCGCACTCTTATCTGAGGAGGGTATTGCAAAAGGTGTTAGGAGGATAACAGCCGTGACTGCTGGATGTGCCACCCAGGCTATGGAGTTGGCATCATCTATTGATTCTGATATCAATGAAGCATCTCAGTTGGAGGGAGCTTTGTTGGAAAAG AAAATTGCTTCCATCAAGAGTGGGCTGGACGCAGCTGCTATCCCTGCTGCAAAAAAAGCTGATTTGAGAGGCAAGGTTTCAAAGTTAGAG GATGAACTTAGGAAGGCAAAGAAGAAAATGGGTGAGCAAAATATACAAAAGGCTGTGAAGTCTGCAATGGACGCCGCAGAAGCTGCTCTTTCAGGAAATAAGCTGTTTTGTGTTACTCATGTCGACGTGGGTCTTGATACCACGGCTGTCCGGGAGGCGGTTATCAAAGTCATGGACAAGAAG GGTTTGCCTATAATGTTATTCAGCACTGATGAGGCATCAAACAAAGCTGTTATCTATGCTGGTGTGCCTCCCAATGCTCCTAACGGCTTCAAGGTGTTGGACTGGCTAACACCTTCAATTGCACCACTCAAGGGAAGAGGGGGTGGCGGCAAGAACGGCATCGCCCAGGGCCAG GGAAGTGACGCTTCTCAGCTCAAGGAAGCAATGGCACTTGCGAACAGCATTGCTTCAATGAAGCTCAGCTGA